Proteins from a genomic interval of Leucoraja erinacea ecotype New England unplaced genomic scaffold, Leri_hhj_1 Leri_230S, whole genome shotgun sequence:
- the LOC129716413 gene encoding zinc-binding protein A33-like, whose translation MAAGSSSLSLGDELNCPICLEIFIDPVMLDCGHDFCRQCILQCWEREKKAFCPECGEVFRDKNLKANRALGVLSNKIRNLNTKDPVDPSKPFNPFCEEHQEELKLFCETDKKLICVMCLDRRDGRSHKAHNFMLINEAVEIYKEKMRVNLQTLNQRKTSVQNVLLKQQQSISEIQEQSNNLQKHITTEFAKLRTVLDEKERLLAKELADQEEDILKKMETNLRDIQEHLNETEEKLSNVQTQLTQQDAFILLKEDPDKGKSDSNYQTTVAEGKLPLGSFKGPIQYRVWRDIMEVINPAPASLTMDPSTAHPLLILSEDRTSVKLGDKARSELPEASNDREVSVLGAMGFSSGRHYWEVNVGNKTAWDLGLVKDVVRKRGSRSAQDTGFWVLTLKNGSEYWITTASPTRISVNSKPRKVGMYLDYEGGQLSFYNASNMATLFTFIDSFTGKVFPYFSPGNNEDRKNSEPLIIVQFKNH comes from the exons ATGGCCGCGGGCTCGTCCAGCCTTAGCCTGGGCGACGAGCTGAACTGCCCGATCTGTCTGGAGATCTTCATCGACCCCGTGATGCTGGATTGCGGCCACGATTTCTGCCGGCAGTGCATCCTCCAGTGCTGGGAGCGGGAGAAGAAAGCTTTCTGTCCCGAGTGCGGAGAGGTCTTCCGCGACAAGAACCTCAAGGCCAACCGAGCCCTGGGTGTGTTGTCCAACAAGATCCGTAACCTCAACACAAAGGACCCCGTGGACCCCAGCAAACCCTTCAACCCCTTCTGCGAGGAGCACCAGGAGGAGCTGAAACTCTTCTGTGAGACGGACAAGAAGCTCATCTGTGTGATGTGTCTGGACCGGCGCGATGGCAGAAGCCACAAGGCTCACAACTTCATGCTGATCAATGAGGCGGTGGAGATCTAcaag GAGAAAATGAGAGTCAATCTGCAGACCCTGAACCAGCGGAAGACCTCAGTGCAGAATGTCCTTCTAAAGCAGCAGCAGAGTATCTCCGAGATCCAG GAACAGTCGAACAATTTGCAGAAACACATCACGACAGAATTCGCCAAACTGCGCACGGTACTCGACGAGAAAGAGCGCTTGCTGGCCAAGGAGTTGGCCGACCAGGAGGAGGACATCTTGAAGAAGATGGAGACCAACCTCCGGGACATCCAGGAGCACCTGAACGAGACGGAGGAGAAGCTGTCCAATGTCCAAACACAGCTGACCCAACAAGATGCCTTCATCTTATTGAAG gaGGACCCAGACAAGGGGAAGAG TGACAGCAATTATCAAACGACTGTGGCAGAGGGAAAGCTACCGCTGGGCTCGTTCAAAGGACCCATCCAATATCGAGTGTGGCGGGACATAATGGAAGTGATCAACCCAG CTCCCGCCTCCCTGACCATGGACCCGAGTACAGCCCACCCGTTGCTAATCCTGTCCGAAGACCGCACCAGCGTGAAGCTGGGCGACAAGGCGCGGTCGGAGTTGCCGGAGGCCAGCAATGACCGAGAGGTCAGCGTGCTGGGGGCCATGGGCTTCTCGTCCGGCCGCCACTACTGGGAGGTGAACGTGGGCAACAAGACGGCGTGGGACCTGGGGCTGGTGAAGGATGTGGTGCGCAAGCGGGGATCACGGTCGGCGCAGGACACGGGGTTTTGGGTGCTCACCCTCAAGAACGGCAGCGAATACTGGATCACCACCGCCTCGCCCACGCGGATCTCCGTCAACTCCAAGCCCAGGAAGGTCGGCATGTACTTGGACTATGAGGGCGGGCAGCTGTCGTTCTACAACGCCAGCAACATGGCCACCCtctttactttcattgacagTTTCACCGGCAAGGTCTTCCCGTACTTCAGTCCCGGCAACAATGAGGACAGGAAGAATTCCGAACCTCTCATCATCGTTCAGTTCAAGAACCATTAA